The following are encoded in a window of Anopheles stephensi strain Indian chromosome X, UCI_ANSTEP_V1.0, whole genome shotgun sequence genomic DNA:
- the LOC118511593 gene encoding stromal interaction molecule homolog isoform X2: MRYLARNFNVFACCCSLLLLQLGGLADAEIDGAETPAKAVNHQQYQHQPQSAYSQISNNKLHQPTVSAPHHHQPAQHPDAPPVHYHQQVPPPAPPPSPPPVPDRALSRQPPSSLATSPQSLSTQQSSRPLETRNSYTVLSQAMSQAVHHEFGTYGSGAMVGGDACIIDDIDCLAHHDQLGMEAIRSLHRQLDDDDNGDIDLSESDDFLREELKYDSGYEKRHKAFHFNDDMHISVKELWEAWLCSEVHNWTVDQTTEWLAQSVQLPQYVHLFRLHKVTGKVLPRLAVNNMHYVSNVLGIKDPIHKQKIALKAMDAVLFGPPRETGTRWKDLLLVTLLLTAIIGSWYAYHQNKSAKIHIRRMAKDVEGLLKAEVALKEMQKELEQARIEQENVGKEKMDLERRLREAPTLSSSSSELELQQLKQEIEVLRSELNRAEVEIHDHCWTPPQGLQSWLQLTYELENKHHIRKRIMAEKQLEQAREACEKLRKKRSSLVGAFVSTHGKSIDDVDRSIVEARNALNDVTNDLQERMHRWKQIETMLGFSIVNNSGIAHLENLLYNRNGVAGKTYRSRLSSSQDDLDDDSVQGKPISFDNFSMFSSE; the protein is encoded by the exons ATGCGATACTTAGCAAGGAACTTCAACGtattcgcctgctgctgttcgctTCTGCTCCTACAGCTTGGAGGGCTCGCTGACGCAGAGATAGATGGTGCTGAAACTCCGGCAAAGGCAGTTAACCATCAGCAGTATCAGCACCAGCCACAATCAGCCTACTCACAAATTTCGAACAATAAACTCCATCAACCGACTGTTTCTGCACCACATCACCATCAACCAGCACAGCATCCAGATGCACCACCGGTTCATTATCATCAGCAGGTgccaccaccggcaccaccaccctcaccaccaccggtcCCTGATCGTGCGCTGTCCCGTCagccaccgtcgtcgttggcgaCGTCACCCCAATCGTTGTCTACACAGCAATCTTCTCGACCGCTCGAAACACGCAACTCCTACACTGTGCTGAGCCAAGCGATGTCCCAAGCAGTGCACCACGAATTCG GTACGTACGGCAGTGGCGCGATGGTCGGTGGAGATGCCTGCATCATCGACGACATTGACTGCCTGGCGCATCACGACCAGTTGGGCATGGAGGCAATACGTTCGCTGCATCGCCAGCTTGATGACGACGATAACGGTGACATAGATCTTTCTGAATCTGACGAC TTTTTACGCGAAGAACTTAAGTACGACTCGGGCTACGAGAAGCGACACAAGGCATTCCACTTCAACGACGACATGCATATCTCGGTGAAGGAGCTCTGGGAGGCCTGGCTATGTTCGGAAGTACACAATTGGACAGTCGATCAAACGACCGAATGGCTGGCGCAAAGTGTTCAGCTGCCGCAGTACGTGCATTTGTTTCGCTTGCACAAAGTTACCGGTAAAGTGCTTCCCCGGTTGGCAGTCAACAATATGCACTACGTGAGCAATGTGCTCGGGATCAAGGACCCAATCCACAAGCAGAAGATTGCCTTAAAAGCAATGGATGCCGTGTTGTTTGGACCACCACGTG aAACTGGTACAAGGTGGAAAGATTTACTTCTAGTAACGCTTCTACTAACGGCAATCATAGGCAGCTGGTATGCCTATCACCAGAACAAGAGCGCCAAAATACACATTCGCCGCATGGCGAAGGACGTCGAGGGCCTGTTGAAGGCGGAAGTAGCACTGAAAGAGATGCAGAAG GAGTTGGAACAGGCCCGAATTGAGCAGGAAAATGTGGGCAAGGAAAAGATGGACCTCGAAAGGCGGCTCCGCGAAGCGCCGACCCTTTCCTCGTCCAGTTCCGAGTTGGAATTGCAACAACTAAAGCAAGAGATCGAGGTGCTGCGGTCGGAGCTGAATCGGGCCGAGGTTGAAATTCACGACCACTGTTGGACGCCACCACAGGGTCTTCAGAGTTGGCTGCAGCTCACGTACGAGCTGGAAAACAAGCATCACATTCGTAAGCGCATCATGGCTGAAAAACAGCTCGAGCAGGCGCGCGAAGCGTGCGAAAAGTTGCGAAAGAAACGCTCGAGCCTGGTTGGTGCGTTTGTGTCGACGCATGGCAAAAGCATTGACGACGTGGATCGAAGCATTGTAGAGGCACGCAACGCGCTCAATGATGTAACCAACGACTTGCAGGAGCGAATGCACCGATGGAAGCAGATCGAAACGATGCTTGGTTTTAGCATCGTGAACAATAGTGGCATCGCACACCTGGAAAATTTGCTCTACAATCGCAACGGTGTCGCCGGCAAAACCTATCGAT CCCGATTGTCGAGTAGCCAGGATGATCTAGACGATGATTCCGTGCAAGGTAAGCCGATCAGCTTTGACAATTTTTCTATGTTCTCTTCGGAATAA
- the LOC118511593 gene encoding stromal interaction molecule homolog isoform X1, whose protein sequence is MRYLARNFNVFACCCSLLLLQLGGLADAEIDGAETPAKAVNHQQYQHQPQSAYSQISNNKLHQPTVSAPHHHQPAQHPDAPPVHYHQQVPPPAPPPSPPPVPDRALSRQPPSSLATSPQSLSTQQSSRPLETRNSYTVLSQAMSQAVHHEFDFLFLISGTYGSGAMVGGDACIIDDIDCLAHHDQLGMEAIRSLHRQLDDDDNGDIDLSESDDFLREELKYDSGYEKRHKAFHFNDDMHISVKELWEAWLCSEVHNWTVDQTTEWLAQSVQLPQYVHLFRLHKVTGKVLPRLAVNNMHYVSNVLGIKDPIHKQKIALKAMDAVLFGPPRETGTRWKDLLLVTLLLTAIIGSWYAYHQNKSAKIHIRRMAKDVEGLLKAEVALKEMQKELEQARIEQENVGKEKMDLERRLREAPTLSSSSSELELQQLKQEIEVLRSELNRAEVEIHDHCWTPPQGLQSWLQLTYELENKHHIRKRIMAEKQLEQAREACEKLRKKRSSLVGAFVSTHGKSIDDVDRSIVEARNALNDVTNDLQERMHRWKQIETMLGFSIVNNSGIAHLENLLYNRNGVAGKTYRSRLSSSQDDLDDDSVQGKPISFDNFSMFSSE, encoded by the exons ATGCGATACTTAGCAAGGAACTTCAACGtattcgcctgctgctgttcgctTCTGCTCCTACAGCTTGGAGGGCTCGCTGACGCAGAGATAGATGGTGCTGAAACTCCGGCAAAGGCAGTTAACCATCAGCAGTATCAGCACCAGCCACAATCAGCCTACTCACAAATTTCGAACAATAAACTCCATCAACCGACTGTTTCTGCACCACATCACCATCAACCAGCACAGCATCCAGATGCACCACCGGTTCATTATCATCAGCAGGTgccaccaccggcaccaccaccctcaccaccaccggtcCCTGATCGTGCGCTGTCCCGTCagccaccgtcgtcgttggcgaCGTCACCCCAATCGTTGTCTACACAGCAATCTTCTCGACCGCTCGAAACACGCAACTCCTACACTGTGCTGAGCCAAGCGATGTCCCAAGCAGTGCACCACGAATTCG attttttatttcttatttcAGGTACGTACGGCAGTGGCGCGATGGTCGGTGGAGATGCCTGCATCATCGACGACATTGACTGCCTGGCGCATCACGACCAGTTGGGCATGGAGGCAATACGTTCGCTGCATCGCCAGCTTGATGACGACGATAACGGTGACATAGATCTTTCTGAATCTGACGAC TTTTTACGCGAAGAACTTAAGTACGACTCGGGCTACGAGAAGCGACACAAGGCATTCCACTTCAACGACGACATGCATATCTCGGTGAAGGAGCTCTGGGAGGCCTGGCTATGTTCGGAAGTACACAATTGGACAGTCGATCAAACGACCGAATGGCTGGCGCAAAGTGTTCAGCTGCCGCAGTACGTGCATTTGTTTCGCTTGCACAAAGTTACCGGTAAAGTGCTTCCCCGGTTGGCAGTCAACAATATGCACTACGTGAGCAATGTGCTCGGGATCAAGGACCCAATCCACAAGCAGAAGATTGCCTTAAAAGCAATGGATGCCGTGTTGTTTGGACCACCACGTG aAACTGGTACAAGGTGGAAAGATTTACTTCTAGTAACGCTTCTACTAACGGCAATCATAGGCAGCTGGTATGCCTATCACCAGAACAAGAGCGCCAAAATACACATTCGCCGCATGGCGAAGGACGTCGAGGGCCTGTTGAAGGCGGAAGTAGCACTGAAAGAGATGCAGAAG GAGTTGGAACAGGCCCGAATTGAGCAGGAAAATGTGGGCAAGGAAAAGATGGACCTCGAAAGGCGGCTCCGCGAAGCGCCGACCCTTTCCTCGTCCAGTTCCGAGTTGGAATTGCAACAACTAAAGCAAGAGATCGAGGTGCTGCGGTCGGAGCTGAATCGGGCCGAGGTTGAAATTCACGACCACTGTTGGACGCCACCACAGGGTCTTCAGAGTTGGCTGCAGCTCACGTACGAGCTGGAAAACAAGCATCACATTCGTAAGCGCATCATGGCTGAAAAACAGCTCGAGCAGGCGCGCGAAGCGTGCGAAAAGTTGCGAAAGAAACGCTCGAGCCTGGTTGGTGCGTTTGTGTCGACGCATGGCAAAAGCATTGACGACGTGGATCGAAGCATTGTAGAGGCACGCAACGCGCTCAATGATGTAACCAACGACTTGCAGGAGCGAATGCACCGATGGAAGCAGATCGAAACGATGCTTGGTTTTAGCATCGTGAACAATAGTGGCATCGCACACCTGGAAAATTTGCTCTACAATCGCAACGGTGTCGCCGGCAAAACCTATCGAT CCCGATTGTCGAGTAGCCAGGATGATCTAGACGATGATTCCGTGCAAGGTAAGCCGATCAGCTTTGACAATTTTTCTATGTTCTCTTCGGAATAA